In the Alteromonas sp. M12 genome, one interval contains:
- a CDS encoding TlpA disulfide reductase family protein yields the protein MNSKPLSNFVLLFIAVMSLTILTAFTAGAAELQSAPDFTLKSNSGENLRLEEQQGNVVIVNFWASWCAPCREELPHFDAMQKEYEDLGFTILAVNVDEYPEKANNLLNDIPVSFPVLFDNQDQVSKLYDVRAMPTTVIIDRDGNKRLTHYGYKSGDEAKYEKVVKALLRE from the coding sequence ATGAATTCAAAACCTTTATCTAACTTTGTTTTATTGTTTATCGCTGTGATGTCTTTAACCATACTAACAGCCTTTACCGCAGGAGCTGCCGAGTTGCAATCAGCGCCAGATTTCACCTTGAAAAGTAATAGCGGTGAAAATTTGCGACTTGAAGAGCAGCAGGGCAATGTGGTCATAGTCAATTTTTGGGCTTCTTGGTGTGCTCCTTGCCGTGAAGAGTTACCGCATTTTGATGCTATGCAAAAAGAATATGAAGATCTTGGTTTTACCATTTTAGCCGTGAATGTTGATGAGTACCCTGAAAAAGCGAATAACTTGCTCAATGACATTCCCGTTAGCTTTCCGGTCTTGTTCGATAATCAGGATCAAGTGAGCAAGCTTTATGATGTAAGAGCAATGCCAACGACTGTGATAATCGACCGTGATGGTAATAAACGTTTAACCCATTACGGTTATAAAAGCGGTGACGAAGCTAAGTATGAGAAAGTCGTTAAAGCGCTACTTCGAGAGTAA
- a CDS encoding DUF4266 domain-containing protein: MGGLIFTSVLFVSGCATSIEPWVKPYERDNLADPIMSANRNPVSFSYTMHAFQAREGARGAEGGAGGGCGCN; this comes from the coding sequence ATGGGTGGCTTGATTTTCACCAGCGTGCTGTTTGTCAGCGGCTGTGCAACTTCCATTGAGCCATGGGTGAAGCCCTATGAACGCGACAATTTGGCTGACCCAATTATGAGTGCAAATCGCAATCCTGTATCTTTTAGTTATACAATGCATGCGTTCCAAGCGCGCGAAGGTGCTCGTGGTGCGGAAGGCGGTGCTGGCGGTGGTTGTGGGTGCAACTAG
- a CDS encoding DUF3570 domain-containing protein, with protein sequence MNNPMLVIYILMPLLLMVSSTSYAAVLPQERADVMYHSYEGDGMSIDGPSVLVRKQIGNKVSVSANYYVDMISGASIDVLATASPYEEERTEHSVGVDFLHNKTLMNLNFTSSSENDFEARSVHFGISQDFFGDLTTLSMGYSKGWDEVGKRGDDNFLEEAERQQFQFGITQVLTKNMIVGINFENISDEGYLNNPYRAVRYVDPTADRGYRFETEVYPNTRTSNAAAINLNYYLPYRASIYGEARVFSDTWGIDANSYKIGYIHTFGDNWILDLRVRQYQQGNADFYQDLFARSAEFNFRARDKEMSSFKNTSVGLSVTYEYRFSQSSWVKKGTINYELDHLRFQYDDFRNVLADAPVGEEPLFEFSANVTRLFVSFWY encoded by the coding sequence ATGAACAACCCCATGCTGGTTATTTACATCCTAATGCCATTGTTGTTGATGGTTTCTAGTACCAGTTACGCAGCAGTTTTACCGCAAGAACGTGCTGATGTGATGTATCACTCCTATGAAGGCGATGGTATGTCCATTGATGGCCCATCGGTGTTGGTGCGCAAACAAATCGGTAATAAAGTGTCGGTTTCAGCAAACTACTATGTAGACATGATTTCCGGCGCATCCATCGATGTATTAGCCACTGCCAGTCCTTACGAAGAAGAGCGTACAGAACATAGCGTGGGGGTTGATTTCCTTCACAATAAAACCTTAATGAATCTAAACTTTACCAGCAGTTCCGAAAACGATTTTGAAGCGCGGTCGGTGCATTTTGGTATTTCTCAAGATTTTTTCGGCGACTTAACCACCTTAAGCATGGGTTATTCAAAAGGTTGGGATGAAGTGGGCAAACGCGGTGATGACAATTTTCTTGAAGAAGCTGAACGTCAACAATTTCAATTCGGTATAACCCAAGTACTCACAAAAAATATGATTGTTGGTATCAACTTCGAAAACATTTCAGACGAAGGTTACTTAAATAATCCCTATCGTGCAGTGCGTTATGTTGATCCGACCGCCGATCGGGGATATCGTTTCGAAACGGAAGTTTATCCAAATACCCGTACCAGTAACGCCGCCGCAATCAATCTGAATTACTATTTACCTTATCGAGCCAGCATTTATGGTGAAGCGAGAGTCTTTTCAGATACTTGGGGAATAGATGCCAATAGTTACAAAATTGGTTATATCCATACCTTTGGTGACAATTGGATTTTGGATTTACGGGTTAGGCAATATCAACAAGGTAATGCCGATTTTTATCAAGATCTATTTGCTCGCAGCGCTGAATTTAATTTTCGTGCCCGTGACAAAGAAATGAGCTCATTTAAAAATACCTCTGTTGGTTTGAGTGTCACCTATGAATACCGATTTTCTCAGAGTTCTTGGGTGAAAAAAGGTACGATAAATTACGAATTAGACCATCTGCGCTTCCAGTATGATGACTTTAGAAATGTTTTGGCCGATGCACCTGTTGGTGAAGAGCCTTTATTTGAATTTTCTGCCAATGTGACACGCTTATTTGTGTCGTTTTGGTATTAG
- a CDS encoding tetratricopeptide repeat protein, with protein sequence MSQPVYFSRLFSVRTLRSLVLLISTFYLLACAGMFDEPPAVNSVEKRKTLGEFYFEPVTLNHDPLPDQGLKTLRDAYVSLLDIVEDQETIKIVQYRLADLEVLLAEQQQEVGSAPMDRGVYDLAIAQYQSILERHPEQKENAEVLYQLAKAHDLQGESQQSLQVIDRLLSKYPHTLYLAELQFRRGEILFNNKDYSAAIQAYQTVLEQGPYTDYFMTAAYMLGWSYFKVELYQDALLAFTQLLDQKLPNSVIDFQMLRQLNAEQQLEKLPVGEKRLVNDSIRIMALLFSYQGAEQSIKAFYQQVGERHYENLVYDRLGQQFLNEDRFRDSALVYRGFTDVHPEHNQAPVFAVKQIDAYIIGKFPTFVLPAKQDFVDQYGINGPFWQDWGQLIQEEVKPFLKAYIQELAQYEHSKAQLLTKAANQPTEEQLDKVDDNRQKAQIAYAQAASLYREFIETFPHDDLTPQITFNLAESLFEAQNYQQAITAYERYAYEYLNEPRAAEAGYAAILSFKALRETLTDVAAQQHWQDEQLASQQQFVSRFSDDPRAVDVQYDTMQQLFDLQRYLPAIKSAEVVLSWQPEVSEERKMAGQLVIAHSEFALQQYQRAELSYEQILAELNQDDPLYKDMLERLAASIYKQAEGNLAKQYVALAIEDFLRVIAKAPTSSARVNAQYDAATYLMELKQWPEAIGLLEDFRVRFAAHSLAENIQDKLIFAYQQNQNWLPAANELKQLWQANPDSEEGREALYIAAQYYLKAEQRDAALDSYRTYAHRYPLPFNQVTEARFQMSEFYAQSNEQAKRRFWLKKLIQGDGQASEARTDRSRYLAAMASMVFAEDDVQAFNRVKLSLPLNKSLTKKRQVLDKALDSLNATLEYKIAEFSTVANFKIGEIYGQLARDLMDSERPKGLSELELEQYNILLEEQAYPFEEQAIGIHEANIQRTWQGVYDRWVKESFDALRKLLPGRYNKQEQLSEATNAIF encoded by the coding sequence ATGAGCCAACCTGTTTATTTTTCACGACTATTTTCAGTCCGTACGCTTCGTTCGTTAGTCTTGCTTATCAGTACTTTTTATTTGCTCGCGTGTGCAGGCATGTTTGACGAACCACCAGCGGTCAATTCTGTGGAAAAACGTAAAACGCTGGGAGAATTCTACTTTGAGCCTGTGACTTTGAATCATGACCCCTTGCCCGATCAGGGACTAAAGACATTGCGCGATGCGTACGTGAGTTTACTGGATATCGTCGAGGATCAAGAAACCATAAAAATCGTACAATATCGTCTGGCGGATTTAGAAGTATTGCTCGCTGAGCAACAGCAAGAGGTTGGTTCCGCTCCCATGGATAGGGGGGTTTATGACCTTGCAATTGCCCAATATCAATCAATTTTGGAACGTCATCCTGAACAAAAGGAAAATGCAGAGGTTCTTTATCAATTAGCCAAGGCCCATGATTTGCAAGGTGAGTCGCAGCAGAGTTTGCAAGTAATAGATAGGCTTTTAAGTAAATACCCTCACACCCTTTATTTAGCTGAATTGCAGTTCAGACGCGGTGAAATTCTATTCAACAATAAAGATTACAGTGCGGCTATTCAGGCTTATCAGACCGTGCTCGAGCAAGGCCCTTATACTGACTACTTCATGACCGCTGCCTATATGTTGGGCTGGAGCTATTTTAAAGTCGAACTTTATCAAGACGCGTTATTGGCCTTTACTCAACTACTGGATCAAAAATTACCCAATAGCGTGATAGATTTTCAGATGTTGAGACAATTGAATGCTGAACAGCAATTAGAAAAATTGCCGGTTGGAGAAAAGCGGCTAGTCAACGATAGTATTCGTATCATGGCGCTGCTGTTTTCATATCAAGGCGCTGAGCAAAGTATTAAAGCTTTCTATCAGCAAGTAGGCGAACGCCATTACGAAAATTTAGTTTATGACCGTTTAGGCCAACAATTTTTAAACGAAGATCGCTTTAGAGATAGTGCTTTAGTGTATCGAGGTTTTACTGACGTTCATCCAGAGCATAATCAAGCGCCGGTGTTTGCGGTAAAACAAATTGATGCATACATTATTGGTAAATTCCCAACATTCGTATTACCGGCCAAACAAGATTTTGTTGACCAATACGGTATTAACGGACCATTTTGGCAAGATTGGGGACAACTGATTCAAGAAGAAGTAAAACCTTTCTTGAAAGCTTATATTCAAGAACTTGCGCAGTACGAACATAGTAAAGCGCAATTGTTAACCAAGGCCGCCAATCAACCAACGGAAGAGCAGTTAGATAAGGTAGATGACAATCGTCAAAAAGCACAAATTGCTTACGCTCAGGCGGCTAGTTTGTACCGCGAGTTTATTGAAACCTTTCCTCACGATGACTTAACTCCGCAAATTACCTTCAATTTGGCAGAAAGCTTATTTGAAGCTCAAAATTATCAACAAGCCATCACCGCCTATGAAAGATATGCTTATGAATATCTTAATGAACCCAGAGCTGCAGAAGCAGGTTATGCGGCGATTTTATCATTTAAGGCTCTACGAGAAACCTTGACTGATGTTGCCGCGCAACAACACTGGCAGGATGAACAACTTGCTAGCCAACAACAATTTGTCAGTCGATTTAGTGATGATCCTAGAGCCGTGGATGTGCAGTATGACACCATGCAGCAGCTATTTGATTTACAACGTTATTTACCAGCAATCAAAAGCGCAGAAGTTGTTTTGTCTTGGCAGCCAGAGGTCAGTGAGGAACGAAAAATGGCCGGTCAATTAGTGATTGCCCATAGTGAGTTTGCGCTGCAACAATATCAACGAGCTGAATTGAGTTACGAACAAATTTTGGCTGAATTAAACCAAGATGACCCTCTTTATAAGGACATGCTTGAACGATTGGCCGCCAGTATTTATAAACAGGCGGAAGGGAATCTCGCAAAACAATATGTCGCCTTAGCAATCGAAGACTTTTTGAGAGTCATTGCCAAGGCTCCTACCAGTAGCGCTCGTGTCAACGCACAATATGATGCGGCAACCTATTTGATGGAATTGAAGCAGTGGCCAGAAGCAATAGGGTTGTTAGAAGACTTCAGAGTACGTTTTGCAGCCCATTCGTTGGCTGAAAACATACAAGATAAACTGATATTTGCCTATCAACAAAACCAAAACTGGTTGCCTGCCGCTAACGAATTGAAACAATTGTGGCAAGCCAATCCAGATTCAGAAGAAGGTCGCGAAGCTCTGTATATTGCTGCCCAATATTATCTCAAGGCCGAGCAACGGGATGCTGCACTTGATAGTTATCGCACCTATGCTCATCGTTATCCGCTGCCATTTAACCAAGTCACTGAAGCACGTTTTCAAATGAGTGAGTTTTATGCGCAAAGCAACGAACAGGCGAAACGACGATTTTGGCTCAAAAAGCTAATTCAAGGTGATGGGCAAGCGAGTGAAGCCCGCACAGACCGTTCACGCTATCTTGCAGCAATGGCTTCTATGGTCTTTGCTGAGGATGACGTACAGGCGTTCAACCGCGTCAAGTTATCCTTGCCCTTGAACAAGAGTTTAACTAAAAAACGCCAAGTATTAGATAAAGCGCTCGATTCTTTAAATGCAACACTGGAATACAAAATCGCTGAATTTAGTACAGTGGCTAATTTTAAAATTGGTGAAATATATGGACAGTTAGCCCGGGACCTAATGGACTCTGAGCGACCTAAAGGCTTGTCTGAGTTGGAATTGGAGCAATATAATATTCTTCTTGAAGAACAAGCCTATCCGTTTGAAGAGCAGGCTATTGGTATCCATGAAGCGAATATTCAGCGCACTTGGCAAGGGGTATACGATCGCTGGGTGAAGGAAAGCTTCGATGCGTTGCGTAAACTGTTACCTGGCCGTTATAACAAACAAGAACAGTTATCGGAGGCCACCAATGCGATTTTCTAA
- a CDS encoding tetratricopeptide repeat protein, translating to MRFSNAQVTNKFWHSVGCFYALLGLIVLLPGCASMDSLFSSPSTSESASQETLSEQQTNSNAITPEVAPLDPMQVKILALKSQPNLYLSGSTAVKASVKYQFDQALAAKQAGNLKQANQLLQKLISQEPTLSGPWVQLGDLKMQQFADTENNHEEQKKAYLVAAKADYETALGLNQHNYFAHNRLAKVFREMGEFELAEQHYQYAISSYPAYDNAYLNLGILYDLYLGKKQLALENYELYQGLQDKPKRQVRGWIADLQRQIAKSQNGVNK from the coding sequence ATGCGATTTTCTAACGCGCAGGTAACGAACAAATTTTGGCATTCTGTTGGCTGTTTTTATGCACTATTGGGCTTGATTGTGTTGTTACCTGGTTGTGCCAGTATGGACAGTCTTTTTAGCTCGCCATCGACCTCTGAATCTGCGTCTCAAGAAACGTTGAGTGAGCAACAAACTAATAGCAATGCTATAACCCCAGAAGTTGCCCCTTTGGATCCCATGCAGGTCAAGATTTTAGCATTAAAATCCCAACCAAATTTATATTTGTCAGGCTCTACTGCGGTAAAAGCGTCAGTTAAATACCAATTTGACCAAGCCCTTGCCGCGAAGCAGGCGGGAAACCTCAAACAGGCCAACCAGTTATTGCAAAAATTGATTAGCCAAGAACCCACATTATCCGGTCCCTGGGTACAGTTAGGTGATCTGAAAATGCAACAATTTGCAGACACCGAGAATAACCACGAAGAACAAAAAAAAGCCTATTTAGTTGCTGCTAAGGCGGATTATGAAACGGCCCTTGGCTTGAACCAACATAATTATTTTGCGCATAATCGTTTAGCCAAAGTATTCCGAGAAATGGGCGAGTTTGAGCTAGCTGAACAGCATTATCAATATGCTATTAGCAGTTATCCTGCTTATGACAATGCCTATTTAAACTTGGGAATATTGTATGATTTGTATCTGGGTAAAAAGCAACTAGCACTTGAAAACTACGAGCTTTATCAAGGGTTACAGGACAAGCCTAAACGACAAGTTAGGGGCTGGATAGCTGATTTACAGCGGCAGATTGCAAAATCTCAAAATGGAGTTAACAAATGA
- a CDS encoding MotA/TolQ/ExbB proton channel family protein gives MDIIVRFFQEGGSFMFPIAVVLALGVAIAIERYVFLSKAKKTNQKAFKLIEPMLESANYEGILNFGKTNKAPISRIIGAGIARMSLSQRREDIEYAMEEGLMETTPRLEKRTAYLATLANISTLLGLLGTIIGLIAAFSAVATADPSEKASLLSQSISVAMNTTAFGLIAAIPLLACHSILQTKTTEIIDSMEMAGVKCLNTLMGRQAISTRSRNTD, from the coding sequence ATGGATATTATAGTTCGCTTCTTTCAAGAAGGTGGTTCCTTTATGTTTCCCATTGCTGTGGTTCTGGCATTAGGAGTCGCTATCGCAATTGAGCGCTACGTGTTTTTAAGCAAGGCAAAAAAAACCAATCAAAAAGCATTCAAGTTAATCGAACCTATGTTGGAATCTGCCAACTATGAAGGCATTTTGAATTTTGGCAAAACGAATAAAGCGCCCATCAGTCGCATCATTGGCGCCGGTATCGCCAGAATGTCGTTGAGCCAACGCCGTGAAGATATTGAATACGCCATGGAAGAGGGCTTGATGGAGACGACGCCGCGTTTAGAGAAGCGCACAGCTTACCTAGCTACATTGGCAAATATATCTACTTTGTTAGGCTTGTTAGGGACTATTATTGGTCTTATCGCTGCATTTTCAGCCGTTGCAACTGCCGATCCATCAGAAAAGGCTAGCTTACTTTCACAAAGTATCTCTGTGGCCATGAATACAACTGCATTTGGCTTGATAGCGGCTATTCCGCTGTTGGCTTGTCATTCTATATTGCAAACTAAAACCACTGAGATTATTGATAGTATGGAAATGGCTGGGGTGAAGTGTTTAAACACCTTGATGGGACGCCAGGCAATTTCTACCCGTTCACGTAACACGGATTAA
- a CDS encoding biopolymer transporter ExbD — protein MLGRKKRLQKQDAELDITSFMNLMIVLVPVLLMMMVFSRITVLELTLPELGEASEQTDLDEEDKQLEIIVRHSGLEVFYPQGYLVKSIPNLDQEYDYEALQYVLKQIKQTLKNQELEKNQATLLLEHDIPYQVIVALMDTTRSYEDVVVASVVQAELFPQISLGDAPLEDVSNQSNQTP, from the coding sequence ATGTTGGGCAGAAAAAAACGTCTGCAAAAGCAGGATGCGGAATTAGATATCACTTCATTTATGAATTTGATGATAGTTTTAGTGCCTGTGTTACTGATGATGATGGTGTTTTCTCGAATCACCGTTTTAGAACTGACGTTACCAGAACTTGGTGAAGCCTCAGAGCAAACTGATTTGGATGAAGAAGACAAACAGTTGGAAATTATCGTGCGTCACTCAGGTCTCGAAGTTTTTTATCCCCAAGGGTATTTAGTTAAATCGATTCCAAACTTGGATCAAGAGTATGATTATGAAGCGCTGCAATATGTGTTAAAACAAATTAAACAAACGCTCAAAAATCAAGAATTGGAAAAGAACCAAGCCACATTGTTGCTAGAACATGACATACCTTATCAGGTCATAGTGGCATTAATGGATACCACCCGTTCATATGAAGACGTCGTAGTGGCATCTGTGGTTCAAGCTGAATTGTTTCCACAAATTTCATTGGGTGATGCGCCACTAGAAGACGTTTCTAACCAATCGAACCAAACCCCATAG
- a CDS encoding biopolymer transporter ExbD, protein MKKSVRASRMERHHKRMAQTSKLSLVSLMDIFTILVFFLMFNASDVQVLQTDKSVKLPESTADTAAQETLVLLVNAKHILLQGQKMADVAQVMSQSDEIIPALEKELAYQKSRTKIIAVDSSEEQDPNEIARAITIMGDQAIPYSLLKKIMQTCAQAGYTNISLAVEQQLPAEGDK, encoded by the coding sequence ATGAAAAAATCAGTACGCGCCTCTCGCATGGAGAGACATCACAAGCGCATGGCACAAACGTCCAAACTAAGTTTGGTATCGTTAATGGATATTTTTACGATTCTGGTATTTTTCTTAATGTTTAATGCATCAGATGTGCAGGTTTTACAAACTGATAAAAGTGTTAAATTGCCAGAATCTACAGCCGATACGGCAGCCCAAGAAACCTTAGTTTTGCTGGTAAATGCCAAGCATATTTTACTGCAAGGTCAAAAAATGGCTGACGTTGCTCAGGTGATGTCACAATCTGATGAGATCATTCCTGCACTCGAAAAAGAGCTAGCCTATCAAAAAAGTCGCACAAAAATTATTGCGGTTGACAGCAGTGAAGAACAAGATCCAAATGAGATTGCTCGAGCGATTACCATAATGGGTGATCAGGCCATTCCTTACAGTTTACTTAAAAAAATAATGCAAACTTGCGCGCAAGCGGGCTATACCAATATATCTCTTGCGGTAGAGCAACAACTACCAGCTGAGGGGGATAAATGA
- a CDS encoding AgmX/PglI C-terminal domain-containing protein — protein sequence MSSLSHYQFRSQLPWSSSEQENKFFSKLTIGVLAITFMLALIVKLQQLPEQTREEKERVPPQLTRIIEAQKVEPPKPIEPPKPIPEEIPEVKKEQPKEPPKPPKPEKKAEKPKEKPQPKVEVKKPTDAELANQAREKASQSGLLQFTDDLNSMREQANINNLADTEMIKGAGKTNEQQRAFVGKKVADKSGGLNTSDLSTDVGARGQLAGRKTTEFDAPNEGLASLAAKELVTEDTVLGSRDIESIRKGFDVNKGALYTIYRRALRDDPSLQGKITVNLEIAPDGSVTKVKLVSSELDFPELEEKLLNRIRLMNFGADQVTATILDYSLDFFPF from the coding sequence ATGAGTTCCCTAAGTCATTATCAGTTTAGAAGCCAGTTGCCCTGGTCTTCTAGTGAGCAGGAAAACAAATTTTTCAGCAAATTAACCATTGGGGTTTTAGCGATTACCTTTATGCTGGCCCTAATCGTTAAATTGCAGCAGTTACCAGAGCAAACCCGAGAAGAAAAGGAGCGGGTTCCGCCCCAGTTGACTAGAATTATCGAGGCTCAAAAAGTTGAACCACCTAAACCTATAGAGCCGCCTAAACCCATTCCGGAAGAGATTCCTGAGGTTAAAAAAGAGCAGCCAAAAGAACCGCCCAAGCCACCAAAGCCAGAAAAAAAGGCAGAAAAACCGAAAGAAAAACCGCAACCTAAAGTCGAGGTGAAAAAACCAACTGACGCAGAATTAGCCAACCAAGCTAGGGAAAAAGCCAGTCAAAGCGGTTTGCTACAATTTACCGATGATTTGAACAGTATGCGTGAGCAAGCCAATATAAATAATTTGGCGGATACCGAAATGATCAAAGGTGCAGGCAAAACTAATGAACAGCAACGTGCTTTTGTGGGCAAAAAAGTGGCAGATAAAAGTGGCGGTTTAAACACCAGCGATTTATCAACTGACGTGGGAGCAAGAGGCCAATTAGCTGGCCGTAAAACCACAGAATTTGATGCCCCCAATGAAGGTTTAGCGTCTCTTGCTGCTAAAGAGCTAGTCACCGAAGATACTGTGCTAGGCAGTCGAGATATTGAATCGATTCGTAAAGGTTTTGATGTCAACAAAGGTGCCTTGTACACCATTTATCGTCGAGCTTTAAGAGATGATCCCAGTTTACAGGGAAAAATTACGGTTAACCTCGAAATCGCCCCTGATGGTTCTGTAACCAAAGTAAAACTGGTATCTAGTGAATTGGACTTTCCAGAGTTGGAAGAAAAGTTACTTAATCGGATTCGATTGATGAACTTTGGTGCTGATCAAGTAACCGCTACGATTTTGGATTACTCCTTAGACTTTTTCCCATTTTAA
- a CDS encoding DUF4190 domain-containing protein, whose protein sequence is MKGTILDFQPDSKQGVICAENKRFTFSMDEWKYSQSARPGQHVEFSAHLGKAKEIKALYKAPNAIVLASDAENAVKRSKCAVASLLFGILSLIFISSLLAVIFGHIARSKIRHSHGKLIGNKMALWGLWLGYIGIIINIIFFIILAAQSGSGY, encoded by the coding sequence ATGAAAGGAACTATTCTCGATTTTCAGCCAGACTCTAAACAAGGTGTGATCTGCGCCGAAAATAAACGTTTTACCTTTAGTATGGATGAATGGAAATACAGTCAGTCGGCTCGTCCTGGACAACATGTTGAATTTAGTGCGCACTTGGGAAAAGCGAAAGAAATCAAGGCACTTTATAAAGCACCAAATGCAATCGTACTAGCATCAGACGCCGAAAATGCAGTTAAACGATCAAAATGTGCAGTGGCGTCTTTACTGTTTGGTATCCTTAGTCTAATTTTCATTAGCTCTTTATTGGCGGTGATCTTTGGTCACATAGCTCGCTCTAAAATACGTCACAGTCATGGTAAATTGATAGGTAACAAAATGGCTCTGTGGGGGTTATGGTTAGGATATATCGGTATCATTATTAATATTATTTTCTTTATTATCCTTGCCGCACAATCAGGTAGTGGATATTGA
- a CDS encoding dipeptidase translates to MKKSLWICIALALSGCVTASDSEFHASKKATELTQKYILVDGHIDVPYRLQQKWEDVTVATDSGDFDYPRAKAGGLNAPFMSIYIPASLDDSPKSTALAHKLIDYVEAIVGRAPDKFAIAKSPADVEKQFAQGLISLPMGMENGSPLQGDMENLKTFYDRGIRYITLAHSLANHISDSSYDLRKKWKGLSPFGKELVGEMNNIGIMIDISHVSDDAFYQVIELSKAPVIASHSSLRRFTPGFERNMTDEMLVALAENGGVVMINFGSTFVDQVSRGWRITMGEKRKAIEEEFGADSAELENFEEQYFKNNPFPYANVDTVVEHVDHVVKLVGIDHVGIGSDYDGVGDSLPIGLKDVSAYPNLVQGLLDKGYSESDIAKILGTNLLRVWREVEEYAAKH, encoded by the coding sequence ATGAAAAAGAGTTTATGGATTTGTATAGCGTTGGCATTGAGCGGTTGTGTCACTGCGTCTGATAGTGAATTTCATGCTTCAAAAAAAGCCACTGAACTGACTCAAAAATATATTTTAGTCGATGGTCACATTGATGTACCTTATCGTCTACAGCAAAAATGGGAAGATGTGACTGTCGCCACTGATTCTGGGGATTTCGATTACCCTAGAGCTAAAGCAGGCGGACTAAACGCTCCTTTTATGTCAATTTATATTCCAGCATCTTTAGATGACTCCCCAAAATCCACGGCCTTAGCTCACAAATTAATTGATTACGTTGAAGCCATCGTAGGTAGAGCCCCAGATAAGTTTGCCATAGCAAAATCACCAGCTGATGTTGAAAAACAATTTGCTCAAGGCTTAATCTCTTTGCCTATGGGTATGGAGAATGGTTCACCGCTGCAAGGAGACATGGAAAACCTGAAAACCTTCTATGACCGCGGTATCCGATATATCACCTTAGCCCATTCATTAGCCAATCACATTTCCGATTCTTCATACGATCTTCGCAAAAAATGGAAAGGCCTGAGCCCATTTGGTAAAGAACTGGTTGGCGAAATGAACAACATCGGAATTATGATAGATATTTCCCATGTCTCAGATGATGCCTTTTACCAAGTAATAGAGTTGAGTAAAGCGCCAGTTATTGCTTCCCATTCATCCTTGCGCCGCTTTACTCCGGGTTTTGAACGTAATATGACCGACGAAATGTTAGTGGCCTTGGCCGAAAACGGCGGTGTAGTCATGATCAATTTCGGTTCTACCTTTGTCGACCAAGTGTCCAGAGGTTGGCGCATCACTATGGGTGAAAAGCGTAAAGCCATTGAAGAGGAGTTTGGTGCAGACAGTGCTGAGTTAGAGAATTTTGAAGAACAGTATTTCAAAAACAATCCTTTCCCCTATGCCAATGTTGATACGGTCGTAGAGCACGTCGACCATGTTGTCAAATTGGTTGGCATTGATCATGTTGGTATTGGTTCAGATTACGATGGTGTTGGCGATTCATTGCCCATAGGTTTGAAAGATGTATCTGCTTATCCAAACTTAGTTCAAGGCCTATTGGATAAGGGTTATAGCGAATCTGATATTGCTAAAATACTCGGAACAAATTTACTTCGCGTTTGGCGTGAAGTAGAAGAGTACGCAGCTAAACATTAA